In the genome of Abyssalbus ytuae, the window CTGGTAACTGTAATTAACATATTGCAATTAATGCGCTCATTAACAGTATATTCCCTGTTTGTCCATCTGGTTTTATTTACATAATCATTTAAAGCTCTTTCTAATGTTTTAAAAACCTGCTGATTTGTTTGCTCAATTTGATCTGAATTTACAATTATATTACAATTCAGTTCCTGGGAAAAAGCAAAAAAGCAATTAATAAGAACCAGCATGAATGTTATTTTTTTAAGCATTTATCTTATGAATAATTTCATTAAATATATCATGCGCCACTTCGGCTTTTGACTTTAATTTAAACGCTTTAATATTTAAATCCTTGTCTATAAAGGTAATTTTATTTGTTGATTTGCCAAAACCGGCCCCTTCATCATTAAGTGAATTTAATACGATAGCATCAAGATTTTTATTTGCCAGTTTTTGTTTTGCATTGTTTTCTTCATTATTTGTTTCGAGAGCAAAACCAACTAAATACTGATGCTCTTTTATTTGACCCAGAGAAGCGAGAATATCCTTGGTGGGTTCCAATTCAATAGTTAAAGAAGCTTTTTCTTTCTTTATTTTATTTTTTGCTACATTTTTGGGCCGGTAATCAGCCACTGCCGCTGACAATATTGCAATATCACTATTTTTATAATGTTGGTGAACCTCGTTATACATTTCTTCTGCAGATATCACCCTGAAAATTTTAATTAATGAGTGACTTATTTCCAAATGTGTAGGGCCAGTTACCAAAAAAACTTCTGCCCCCAGGCTAGCAGCTACTTCTGCTAGTTCAAATCCCATTTTCCCCGAAGAATGATTGCCAATAAACCTAACAGGGTCTATTGTTTCATAAGTAGGTCCGGCAGTTATTAAAACCTTTTTATTTTTTAAAGGAAGTTTAGAAAGTATATCTCCTTCTATAAATGTAACAATATCTTCTGGTTCCGCCATTCTGCCTTCACCTATCAAGCCACTGGCCAGCTCGCCAAACCCGGCAGGAATTATAATATTTCCAAAGCTTTTTAAAACTGTTAATGTGTTTTGTGTAGAAGTATGCCTGTACATATCTAAATCCATAGCTGGCGCTATATAAACCGGGCATTTAGCTGAAAGATATGTTGCCAGTAAAAAATTATCACTAATTCCATTTGCCATTTTAGACATGGTATTAGCTGTCGCAGGTGCAATAATCATTAAATCTGCCCATAACCCCTGGTCTACATGACTATTCCATACTGAATTTTCATCTTCGGTAGTTGTAAAAGATGAAAGAACCGGATTCTTAGATAATGTAGAAAGCGTTAAAGGGGTTATGAACTCTTTAGCACTCTCTGTCATTACTACTTTAACGCTTGCTCCCGACTTTA includes:
- the coaBC gene encoding bifunctional phosphopantothenoylcysteine decarboxylase/phosphopantothenate--cysteine ligase CoaBC — translated: MSVLSGKNVLLGITGGIAAYKTANLVRLFIKSGASVKVVMTESAKEFITPLTLSTLSKNPVLSSFTTTEDENSVWNSHVDQGLWADLMIIAPATANTMSKMANGISDNFLLATYLSAKCPVYIAPAMDLDMYRHTSTQNTLTVLKSFGNIIIPAGFGELASGLIGEGRMAEPEDIVTFIEGDILSKLPLKNKKVLITAGPTYETIDPVRFIGNHSSGKMGFELAEVAASLGAEVFLVTGPTHLEISHSLIKIFRVISAEEMYNEVHQHYKNSDIAILSAAVADYRPKNVAKNKIKKEKASLTIELEPTKDILASLGQIKEHQYLVGFALETNNEENNAKQKLANKNLDAIVLNSLNDEGAGFGKSTNKITFIDKDLNIKAFKLKSKAEVAHDIFNEIIHKINA